The region TTTTTCTAGATCAGGTACGCCGTCAAAGTAGGCACGCATCTCAGACACATGCAAGGGCTTGCGCGCAGAGCGCCCGGTAGTGTCGATAAATATAGCATCCTTGGTCTTAAACTCGGTTAGAGCGTCGCCTAGCTCCGAGGGGGCTCCAACCACAGCCACCGGCAGTCCAATAATGTCTCCATAGACTCTCAGTTGCTCGACCGCCCCGATGCGAAATGTGTCTATAGTGATTAACGCGACCTTCTTTTGCTCCTGCAGTGCCTGCTGCGCGGCCAACTTAGCGATGGTCGTAGTCTTGCCGACTCCCGTAGGCCCAACAAAAGCTTGGATGCGTTTGCGCTTGCCTTTGGGGCGTTCATAGGGCGAAAAACACTTGGCCAGTCGTTCTAGTACACGCTTTTCTTCTTCGGCCGGTTTGTCACCTGCTCCGAGCTGCTCGCACAGCAGTGCGATGACCTCGGGACTAAGGTCAGCAAGGCGAAAGCGTTCGGCCCATCTCGCGGGCGTGACTCCCTTAGCCGAAGTCCTAGCAGAAGCGGCTCCCATGCCGCTTAGCATAGCTTTAATCTCCATTAGCTCGCTGCGAAGCGCATCGTCCGGTTCCAAACGAGACTCTGCCACCCGCTCGACAGCAGCGGTTACTTCAACTTTAGCCGGTCGAAACCATCCCAAGATGCCTGGTTCCCTCACAGTGCGCGAACTGACAATTACGGCTTCGGGGCCTAGTTCCTTGCGCAGCATGTGGAGGGCTATCTGCATGTCTTTGGCAACAACCTTCTTGATTCTCACTCTAAGCCCACCGCCCCCATCGACTCAACTTCTACATCTCCGCTCACTTCGCTAGGGGAAAGAATGGTCAGCGAAGGAAAGTGGCGTTGCGTCAGCCTACGCATGGGCAATCGTAACCTGCTCGGCACCAGCAAGACCGGCAAACGGCCATCCGCAAGACCGGCTCGCTCTAGGTTCTTCCCTAATCGCTCGAAGAACAGCTGTAGTTTGCTCGGTTCAAGTATGATGTGCCCCCCGCCGGATGCTGTTATTGATTCTAGCAGTTGCTGCTCCAAGCGCGGATGTAGCGTAAGCACGTGAATAACGCCTTTATCCGCCGCTGCGTGGCTAATCGTACGCGCCAAAGCATGCCTGACGCTTTCTAGCAGGAAATCTGGGTCGCGGGATGTACGCACATTATCCGCGATGGCCTCAAGTATCCCTACCATATCGCGAATGCTTACTCCCTCTTGCAGTAGTCCCTGCAGCACCTTCTGCACATCCCCTAGCGCCACTTGCTCATGCCCTATCTCTTCAATCACAGCGGGGTTAAGTTCTTTGACTTTGTCTAGTAGTTCTCTGACTTCCTGCCTGCCTAGCAGTTCATGCGCGTGACGCTTTATGATCTCGCTTAAGTGGGTCACGAGTACGGTCGTACAGTCTACCACGGTGAGCCCCAGAATCTCGGCTCTCTCGCGCTCATGTACGCTTATCCAGCGGGCGGGGAGACCAAACGTAGGCTCCTTGGTATCTATGCCGGGGACGTCAATTCTTCCTCCGGCATAGTCCATGGCTAGGAGCGATTGCGGCTGCAACTCGCCCACGGCAACCTGATTACCGCGAATCTTAATGGCGTACTGATTAGGCTTCAACTGCAAATTATCCCTTATACGGATAGGCCTTATAAACACGCCGTGCTCGGTAATACAGCGGCGCCTAATGGCCGCGAGCCGTTCTAATAAATCGCCTCCGTAACTCCCATCGGTGAGGCGGACGAGACCAAAGCCTATTTCGATGTCTAACTGCTCATGCGAGAGGAGCGTCAGCACGTTTTCCGGCTCGGCAGGGCGCGCTGCCGCGGCGGGCGCAGGGCGCAGAGCTTTTTCGCGCTCCTCTGCGTGCAGTACATACGCCAAGTACCCTGTTGCTCCCGCCACCGCCAAGAAGGGAACGGCAGGCAACGCGGGAACGAGGCCTAGGCCGGCAATTAGCACAGAGGTCATGCCAATAACTTTGGAGCGGGAGAAGAGCTGAGTTGAGAGTTCGGTGCCAAAACCGTAGTCGGTGTTTGCCCGTGTCACCAGAATACCTGTAGCCGTAGATATCAACAGAGCGGGCAGTTGGCTGACCAGCCCGTCACCCACAGTAAGCGAAACGTATGTCGTGACGGCACGCTGCCATGGCCAACCGAGCTGGGCCATGCCTACGACAAGTCCGCCGAGAATGTTGATCAGAGTAATGACGATGCCGGCGATGGCGTCACCCTTAACGAACTTACTCGCACCGTCCATGGCTCCATAAAAGTCCGCTTCGCGCTGCAGGCTTCTGCGCCGCTCTCGCGCTTGCTCTTCGTTAATTAATCCTGAGTTAAGGTCGGCGTCAACCGCCATCTGTTTGCCTGGCATCGCGTCAAGCGTAAACCGCGCCGCGACCTCGGCCACGCGACCGGCGCCATTGGTTATCACCACGAACTGAATAACGGTAATAATGATAAAGATGACTATACCGACAACATAATTTCCCCCCACCACAAAGTCACCAAATGCGGCGATTACCGCACCTGCTGCTCCGGCGGAGAGAATTAGGCGAGTAGAGGCCACGTTTAGTGACAGTCGCAGCAGTGTCGTAACCAAGAGCAAAGTCGGAAACACGCTAAGCTGCAGCACATTGGTGGTAAAGAGCGTGGTGAGAAAGATTAGGATGCTGATACTAATGTTGATGATCAGGAGAAAGTCGAGAACGCCTGCCTGCATGGGGATGATAATGATAAATATCGTCCCAATCACCAAGGAGGCTATAATTACGTCGGTGTAGCGCAGGAGTGCACGCACTCAGATCAGCCTCCTTTGTCGCGAAAATATTTCTGCTAGAATCTCGGCCACAGCCCTGTATAGGGCGACAGGAATCTCTTGCCCCACCTCAGATTGCTGGTAGAGCGAACGCGCTAGAGTGGAGTTTTCCACTAAGGGGATGCCGCACTCTGCTGCCCGTGCCTTAATGCGCTGTGCTAAGTAGTCGCACCCCTTGGCCACGACTTGCGGAGCTCCGCTACTACCCTCACGCTCATAGCGTAGCGCAACGGCATAGTGAGTAGGGTTTGTGACAACCACCGTCGCGGTAGGAATCGCGGCAAACATTCGGCCGGTAGCCAAGAGACGCTGCCGTTCGCGCTGCCGTGCTTTTACCTGTGGGTCACCTTCCATCTGCTTGTGCTCTTCCTTCACTTCTTGCCGCGTCATCATCATGTTCTGGCGAAACTCGTGTCGCTGATAGAGGAAGTCGATGACGCCAATCACTAGATACGTAACCCCTACGCGCAGGGCCACCCCATACAGCACGCGGCCCACAAGCGCAAAGGAACCCGCACCTTCGCTATAGCCTGCCAGTAAGAGATTCTGCATCTCGCCCCGCAGTCCGAGATAGGCCGCGAATCCCACAGCCAGTAGTTTCCCAAGGGCTTTAGCTAAATCAAAGAGCGCGCGAGTCGACATCATTCGCCCTAGGCCCTCTAGGGGGTCGAGGCGGCTAAACTCAGGCTTGAGTGGATCTCCACTCCACAAGAACCCCACTTGCATGATGTTAGCGATTGCACCCAAGACAAGTGCCGCAGCCAAGAGCGGCCAGACCATCGCGGCGAAAATGCTTACGCCATGTACAAGCAGATGAGAAAAGGAGTAGTTTAACTCGGTTACGGCGGACAAGTCGCTTAATGATACAACAATATAGTTAAGGGAGACGTTTATCAGTCGTTCTGCCGTGAAAGCTAATACCGCGACCATACCGAGGAAGCCCACCGCTGCCGTTAAGTCCATGCTCTTCGCGGCCTGCCCCTTTTTGCGGGCCTCACTCAGTCGCTTTGGCGTCGCCTGCTCGGTGCGCTCCTGCTGACTCTGTTGTTCAGGCGTCATGGGGACATCGCTCCGAGAGACTGCGCGAGTATGACTTCAAGTCGTGTCATGAAGGCATCACCTACGCCAAGAATCAACGGGGAGGCAGCCGCAAGAACCAAGAGCGCGACACCAGCTTTAACAGGCAGAGCAAGCATTAGGACGTTAAGTTGCGGCACAGCTCGCCCTAGCATCCCTAGAGTAATGTCGGTGATAGCTACCGCCGCCAACACTGGCGCTGCCAAACGGAGGGCTAAACTCATAGAACCTGCCAGTACCGTCAAGACTACCTGGGCCCAGCTGCCTCCGAGCACTGCCGAGCCTGCCGGTACGAGCGTAAAGCTGCGCAACAGCGCAAGTAAAGCCAAATGATGCCCGTTAAGCTCCAGAAACAACAAGAGACTGAGCATAAGAAACAGATTCGATAGGAGAGAGACTTGTCCGAAGGTGGTGGGGTCAAAGATAGCGGCCGTCCCAAAGCCAGCCTGCTGATCCATAAGTGCCCCGCCCATCTGAAAACTCATAAACAGCCAGTTTGCGAGCATGCCTGCCGCAAGACCTGTCGCTACCTCCAGCACGACTGCACTGAGGAATGCGCCGATTTCTCTCTCGACAGAAACACCTCCGGCCGCGACAACTATTAGGCTTAGGAGCATGGCCAAGCCAATCTTGCTTAAGGGCGGGATTTGCCGCCTGTTAAACAGCGGTGCTGTAGTGAGGAACGAGAGCACACGGGCCAGAACTAATAGCAGTTGCAGCCAAGGTGTGAGCGCCGGGAGAATCATCGCAGTAGCCCGCCTAGATTACCGAACAAGTCCGTCGTATAGGCGACCATAGTGTTCATCATCCAGCCACCTAACAGGAGCAGTGTCAGCAGAATCGCCACGAGTTTGGGCACAAAGGTCAGAGTCTGCTCCTGTATCTGAGTTGCGGCCTGAAAGATGCTCACTAAGAGTCCCACAACGAGACTGGCAATAAGCAAGGGCCCTGCCAAAAGGAGTGTCAGCGCGATGGCTTCGCGTGCGAGGTGGAGAACTGTCCCTTCCGTCATCTAACCCTCCTAAAAGCTTTCGAGAATTGACTTGGCCACTAAATGCCAACCGTCGGCCAACACAAACAACAGCAGCTTAAAGGGCAGCGATACGGTCACCGGCGGGAGCATAAACATGCCCATAGAGAGAAGCGTGCTGGCTACGACCATGTCAATGACCATAAACGGAATGAACAGCGTTACCCCCATGGCAAAGGCGGTGCGCAACTCACTAAGCATAAACGCCGGCACTAATACCGTCAACGACAGGTCTTCTGGCGTGGCGGGAGCCGGGGCGTCAGTGGCGGTTAGGAACAACGCAATGTCCGCCTCGCGCGTATGCGGCAGCATAAACTCTCGTAGCGGTACCGTCGCCCGCTCAAAGGCTGCCTCCTGCGATAAATCGCCCGCGAGATACGGCGCGATAGCCTCATTCTGCAGGCGAGTTAAGGTCGGTGTCATCGTAAAAAGGGTGAGGAACAGCGCGAGCCCGATAAGAACTTGATTCGGGGGGACATTTTGTGCCGCAACCGCCGTGCGCACGAAAGACAACACAATCACGATGCGGGTAAACGAGGTCACCATCATCAAGATGGCGGGGACAAGACTAAGCACGGTAAGCAAGATGAGGAGCCTGACGCTCCCCACTACCTCGCTAGGCGAAGTGGCAGCTCCTATTTGTAGGCCTATCTCCGGTATAGGAAACATCACTACTTGCCTCCCTGTCGCAAGAAAGTAATCATGTGGTCCAAATGGGTGGCAAAGTCTAGATTGGCGGGTTGCTCGGTGGGCGCTAGCGGCGGGAGCTTGCTTAGAGGCCTAATCTGTACCGCGTGGTCGGTAGCACAGACCAGAAACGACTCTTCACCTACGTCAATAACCGCTGCTTGCGTGCGCGCAGATAACCACACACGCTCGCGAACACGCAGTAGGCAGGACGGAGCAGACCGCAGGGCAGGTGTACGCCGCAGCAAATACCAACGCAAGCCAAAGAGCAGGCCAAAAACAGCAACTAGCGATAGCAGTAAGCGCATCAAATACGCAAAAAGGTCCACGCGGCCCGCTCCTTATTGAATTACAAAGTCCACAAAGAAGAGATTAGTAATGTCCCCCCGCTCGAGTACCGCATTTAGTGCGGAGAGGAGCTCCTGACGCAATGTCTCTACTTTTTCTGTCGTAGTCAGGTCCTCAACGGTTTTTGCTCGCAACACTTTGATAACGGCATGCCGGACTTCAGGCTCACGCGCCACCAGTTCCTCAGTTAGAGCGCGAGAAGACAAATGCTGCAGCGATATGTTCACCCGCAGGTAGCGCCGCATCCCTGGGTCTAGCAGGTTTACCGTAAAGTCCCCTCCCGGAGAAACGACGAGTTCAGGGGGTGGGGAAATAAAGCCACGCACCATTGTCACCAAAGGCGCGCGAAAGACCACTCCGAGCACGATAATCGCTATGACCAGTACCGCCAAGATAATCTTCTTCACCATGCTGCTCAAATCCCCCGAATCACAAATACGACGCGCCGATTCTTGCTGCGCCCTGTTTCTGTGGCGTTGGTACCCACCGGTCGAAACTCGCCATAGCCCACTGCCTTGAAGCGCTCAGGCTTAAGGCCGTGAATCTCGACGAAGTACCTTACTACCCGCGCCGAACGCGCCGCCGAGAGTTCCCAATTAGAAGGAAACACCGGCGTGTTGATCGGGACATTGTCGGTATGTCCCTCCACTGCGATTTCATTGGGCATCTCGGAGAATAGAGCCACTAGTTTGCCAAGCAGTGCTAACCCGTCTGGGCGGAGTATAGCCTGCCCTGAATCAAACAAGACCCTGTCTTCGAGCTCCAAGAGAACCCCTTGTTCTGCTCGAAACGCTCTAACCTCCGCGGCAATACCCTGCTGTTCAAGGTATTCCTGCACGTGCGCTAACATCCGGCCGTTGTCGGCCCAGAAAGGACCCAGTTGCTCCGTAGCCACTTCGTTTGGATTCTCCTCCGGCATGACGATAGTCGTATTCGGCGTCGTCCCGCCATCCAGTATGCCAGCACCTTGAAACGAGGCAATAAACCGGCGAAACTTCACCACATCGATGGCCGAAAACGAGTACAGCAGCACGAAGAAGCATAGTAGGAGTGTAACCAGGTCCCCGTATGTAGTCAGCCAACTTGCGGCAACTACGCCGCCGGAAGACCTACGCCTAGTCATTGGCGGCCTCGGCCTTGTCCGGGCGAACATTCGCCTTAGCAGGCAGAACGAAGGCGCGGAGTCGCTGCTCGATTACGCGCGGATTGACACCCGCCTGCAATGCGGTGAGCCCTTCAATTACCATTTCGCGATAGAGAAGGACCTGGCGGCTCTTAAGCAGCACCTTCCCGGCGAGCGGTGTCAAGAGGAAGTTCGCCATAAAGGCACCGTACAACGTGGTAACTAAGGCAACGGCCATGGCAGGACCGATGGCCGCCGGGTCATCGAGAGCGTTTAGCATTAACACGAGCCCAATCAAAGTGCCAATCATGCCAAAGCCAGGGGCTAAGTTTCCCCACGTCGCCAGCATATTTGACGCTACAGAATGGCGGCTCTCCTCCTGCATAAGCTCTGTTTCGAGGACCTTGGTTACTACCGTAGGGT is a window of Selenomonadales bacterium DNA encoding:
- a CDS encoding flagellar biosynthesis protein FlhF, whose product is MRIKKVVAKDMQIALHMLRKELGPEAVIVSSRTVREPGILGWFRPAKVEVTAAVERVAESRLEPDDALRSELMEIKAMLSGMGAASARTSAKGVTPARWAERFRLADLSPEVIALLCEQLGAGDKPAEEEKRVLERLAKCFSPYERPKGKRKRIQAFVGPTGVGKTTTIAKLAAQQALQEQKKVALITIDTFRIGAVEQLRVYGDIIGLPVAVVGAPSELGDALTEFKTKDAIFIDTTGRSARKPLHVSEMRAYFDGVPDLEKYLVLSSTTKSRDLLAIYKTYCELGLSAAIFTKCDETESLGGIVDLCYRTSIPVAYLTNGQNVPEDIREAHPQELARLVLGVTI
- the flhA gene encoding flagellar biosynthesis protein FlhA, translated to MRALLRYTDVIIASLVIGTIFIIIIPMQAGVLDFLLIINISISILIFLTTLFTTNVLQLSVFPTLLLVTTLLRLSLNVASTRLILSAGAAGAVIAAFGDFVVGGNYVVGIVIFIIITVIQFVVITNGAGRVAEVAARFTLDAMPGKQMAVDADLNSGLINEEQARERRRSLQREADFYGAMDGASKFVKGDAIAGIVITLINILGGLVVGMAQLGWPWQRAVTTYVSLTVGDGLVSQLPALLISTATGILVTRANTDYGFGTELSTQLFSRSKVIGMTSVLIAGLGLVPALPAVPFLAVAGATGYLAYVLHAEEREKALRPAPAAAARPAEPENVLTLLSHEQLDIEIGFGLVRLTDGSYGGDLLERLAAIRRRCITEHGVFIRPIRIRDNLQLKPNQYAIKIRGNQVAVGELQPQSLLAMDYAGGRIDVPGIDTKEPTFGLPARWISVHERERAEILGLTVVDCTTVLVTHLSEIIKRHAHELLGRQEVRELLDKVKELNPAVIEEIGHEQVALGDVQKVLQGLLQEGVSIRDMVGILEAIADNVRTSRDPDFLLESVRHALARTISHAAADKGVIHVLTLHPRLEQQLLESITASGGGHIILEPSKLQLFFERLGKNLERAGLADGRLPVLLVPSRLRLPMRRLTQRHFPSLTILSPSEVSGDVEVESMGAVGLE
- the flhB gene encoding flagellar biosynthesis protein FlhB, with the translated sequence MTPEQQSQQERTEQATPKRLSEARKKGQAAKSMDLTAAVGFLGMVAVLAFTAERLINVSLNYIVVSLSDLSAVTELNYSFSHLLVHGVSIFAAMVWPLLAAALVLGAIANIMQVGFLWSGDPLKPEFSRLDPLEGLGRMMSTRALFDLAKALGKLLAVGFAAYLGLRGEMQNLLLAGYSEGAGSFALVGRVLYGVALRVGVTYLVIGVIDFLYQRHEFRQNMMMTRQEVKEEHKQMEGDPQVKARQRERQRLLATGRMFAAIPTATVVVTNPTHYAVALRYEREGSSGAPQVVAKGCDYLAQRIKARAAECGIPLVENSTLARSLYQQSEVGQEIPVALYRAVAEILAEIFSRQRRLI
- a CDS encoding flagellar biosynthetic protein FliR — its product is MILPALTPWLQLLLVLARVLSFLTTAPLFNRRQIPPLSKIGLAMLLSLIVVAAGGVSVEREIGAFLSAVVLEVATGLAAGMLANWLFMSFQMGGALMDQQAGFGTAAIFDPTTFGQVSLLSNLFLMLSLLLFLELNGHHLALLALLRSFTLVPAGSAVLGGSWAQVVLTVLAGSMSLALRLAAPVLAAVAITDITLGMLGRAVPQLNVLMLALPVKAGVALLVLAAASPLILGVGDAFMTRLEVILAQSLGAMSP
- the fliQ gene encoding flagellar biosynthesis protein FliQ, with protein sequence MTEGTVLHLAREAIALTLLLAGPLLIASLVVGLLVSIFQAATQIQEQTLTFVPKLVAILLTLLLLGGWMMNTMVAYTTDLFGNLGGLLR
- the fliP gene encoding flagellar type III secretion system pore protein FliP (The bacterial flagellar biogenesis protein FliP forms a type III secretion system (T3SS)-type pore required for flagellar assembly.) is translated as MFPIPEIGLQIGAATSPSEVVGSVRLLILLTVLSLVPAILMMVTSFTRIVIVLSFVRTAVAAQNVPPNQVLIGLALFLTLFTMTPTLTRLQNEAIAPYLAGDLSQEAAFERATVPLREFMLPHTREADIALFLTATDAPAPATPEDLSLTVLVPAFMLSELRTAFAMGVTLFIPFMVIDMVVASTLLSMGMFMLPPVTVSLPFKLLLFVLADGWHLVAKSILESF
- a CDS encoding flagellar biosynthetic protein FliO: MDLFAYLMRLLLSLVAVFGLLFGLRWYLLRRTPALRSAPSCLLRVRERVWLSARTQAAVIDVGEESFLVCATDHAVQIRPLSKLPPLAPTEQPANLDFATHLDHMITFLRQGGK
- a CDS encoding flagellar basal body-associated FliL family protein, producing MVKKIILAVLVIAIIVLGVVFRAPLVTMVRGFISPPPELVVSPGGDFTVNLLDPGMRRYLRVNISLQHLSSRALTEELVAREPEVRHAVIKVLRAKTVEDLTTTEKVETLRQELLSALNAVLERGDITNLFFVDFVIQ
- a CDS encoding OmpA family protein, coding for MTRRRSSGGVVAASWLTTYGDLVTLLLCFFVLLYSFSAIDVVKFRRFIASFQGAGILDGGTTPNTTIVMPEENPNEVATEQLGPFWADNGRMLAHVQEYLEQQGIAAEVRAFRAEQGVLLELEDRVLFDSGQAILRPDGLALLGKLVALFSEMPNEIAVEGHTDNVPINTPVFPSNWELSAARSARVVRYFVEIHGLKPERFKAVGYGEFRPVGTNATETGRSKNRRVVFVIRGI
- a CDS encoding motility protein A; translated protein: MRKQGPITPIIIFGGLTAIVWAMMSGGGAGVFIDVPSFLITVVGSFAALMVNYSWEDARESYHDVRRLFKQIPPDPMETIKKFGELSTRARREGLLVLEDEIPQMEPFLGKGMQMVIDGMDPTVVTKVLETELMQEESRHSVASNMLATWGNLAPGFGMIGTLIGLVLMLNALDDPAAIGPAMAVALVTTLYGAFMANFLLTPLAGKVLLKSRQVLLYREMVIEGLTALQAGVNPRVIEQRLRAFVLPAKANVRPDKAEAAND